A genome region from Prionailurus bengalensis isolate Pbe53 chromosome B4, Fcat_Pben_1.1_paternal_pri, whole genome shotgun sequence includes the following:
- the LOC122473438 gene encoding keratin, type II cuticular Hb6 codes for MTCGSYCAGRAFSCMSACGPRPGRCCITAAPYRGVSCYRGLTGGFGSHSVCGGFRAGSCGRTFGYRSGGVCGPSPPCITSVSVNESLLTPLNLEIDPNAQCVKHEEKEQIKCLNSRFAAFIDKVRFLEQQNKLLETKWQFYQNRKCCESNLEPLFEGYIETLRREAECVEADSGRLASELNHVQEVLEGYKKKYEEEVSLRATAENEFVALKKDVDCAYLRKSDLEANAEALIEEINFLRRLYEEEIRVLNAHISDTSVIVKMDNSRDLNMDCIVAEIKAQYDDIASRSRAEAESWYRSKCEEMKATVIRHGETLRRTKEEINELNRMIQRLTAEVENAKCQNTKLETAVTQAEQQGEAALSDARCKLAELEAALQKAKQDMACLVKEYQEVMNSKLGLDIEIATYRRLLEGEEQRLCEGVGAVNVCVSSSRGGVVCGDLCASGAAPAVTSRVCSAPCSGNVVVGTNSCGACSVGCKKC; via the exons ATGACTTGTGGATCTTACTGTGCTGGCCGCGCCTTCAGCTGCATGTCAGCCTGCGGGCCCCGGCCCGGCCGCTGCTGCATCACTGCCGCCCCCTACCGCGGCGTCTCCTGCTACCGCGGCCTCACCGGCGGCTTCGGAAGCCACAGCGTCTGCGGCGGCTTCCGCGCCGGCTCCTGCGGCCGCACCTTCGGCTACCGCTCAGGCGGCGTGTGCGGCCCCAGCCCGCCCTGCATCACCAGCGTGTCGGTCAACGAGAGTCTCCTCACGCCCCTCAACCTGGAGATCGACCCCAATGCGCAGTGCGTGAAGCACGAGGAGAAGGAGCAGATCAAGTGTCTCAACAGCAGGTTCGCTGCCTTCATCGACAAG GTGCGCTTCCTGGAGCAGCAGAACAAGCTTCTGGAGACCAAGTGGCAGTTCTACCAGAACCGCAAGTGCTGCGAGAGCAACCTGGAGCCCCTGTTCGAGGGCTACATCGAGACGCTGAGGCGGGAGGCCGAGTGCGTGGAGGCCGACAGCGGGAGGCTGGCCTCGGAGCTCAACCACGTGCAGGAGGTGCTGGAGGGCTACAAGAAGAA GTATGAGGAGGAAGTCTCTCTGAGAGCAACAGCTGAGAATGAATTTGTGGCTCTGAAGAAG GATGTGGACTGTGCCTACCTCCGCAAGTCAGATCTGGAGGCCAACGCGGAAGCCCTGATCGAGGAGATCAACTTCCTGCGGCGCCTGTATGAGGAG GAGATCCGCGTTCTCAATGCCCACATCTCAGACACCTCGGTCATCGTCAAGATGGACAACAGCCGGGACCTGAACATGGACTGCATTGTGGCCGAGATCAAGGCTCAGTACGACGACATCGCCAGCCGCAGCCGGGCTGAGGCTGAGTCCTGGTACCGCAGCAAG TGCGAGGAGATGAAGGCCACGGTGATCCGGCACGGGGAGACCCTGCGCCGCACCAAGGAGGAGATCAACGAGCTGAACCGCATGATCCAGAGGCTGACCGCCGAGGTCGAGAATGCCAAGTGTCAG AACACCAAGCTGGAGACCGCGGTGACCCAGGCTGAGCAGCAGGGCGAGGCGGCCCTGAGCGATGCCCGCTGCAAGCTGGCCGAGCTGGAGGCCGCCCTGCAGAAGGCCAAGCAGGACATGGCCTGCCTGGTCAAGGAGTACCAGGAGGTGATGAACTCCAAGCTGGGCCTGGACATCGAGATCGCCACCTACAGGCGGCTGCTGGAGGGCGAGGAGCAGAG GCTGTGCGAGGGCGTCGGCGCTGTGAATGTCT GTGTCAGCAGCTCCCGCGGTGGCGTCGTCTGTGGCGATCTCTGCGCCTCAGGTGCTGCCCCTGCTGTCACCAGCCGCGTCTGCAGCGCCCCCTGCAGCGGTAACGTGGTGGTGGGCACCAACTCGTGCGGGGCCTGCAGTGTGGGCTGTAAGAAGTGCTAA